Proteins encoded by one window of Gemmatimonadota bacterium:
- the gpmI gene encoding 2,3-bisphosphoglycerate-independent phosphoglycerate mutase, whose translation MASSRSSSPVILAVLDGWGWREEREGNAIAMANTPTWDKLVAGAPRTLLEASGLRVGLPEGQMGNSEVGHLNLGAGRVVPQDLVRINQSVTSGAFAGLDAITGLAEQVKRTGGTLHLAGLLGNGGVHAIDSHLVATIAAFIGLGVTRVAIHGFLDGRDSAPTSAADVVARLQQEIARVGGGRTVLATLTGRYFAMDRDKRWERIRLATDAMLHGKGAPITDAVAGIRDAYSRGETDEFIKPLVLMAGTEPVASIRPGDAIFFCNYRSDRMRQIVAALCVPGFDGFDVGTVAPLPAATMTQYDQTFPIPQAFPPFSMARILAEVLSVVGKTQFRTAETEKYPHVTYFFNGGHEPPWPGEERELVPSQKVATYDLAPEMSAAGITDVLTRAIAQHHHDFYLVNFANADMVGHTGVIPAVIRAVETVDFALSRILPVAERAGARMLITADHGNAEMMIDPVTGGPHTAHTTNPVPFLTVGDGVNALRTGGALCDVAPTILALLGLEQPAEMTGRSLLL comes from the coding sequence GTGGCCTCATCCCGATCATCCTCCCCGGTCATCCTCGCCGTGCTCGACGGCTGGGGCTGGCGCGAAGAGCGCGAAGGGAATGCGATCGCGATGGCAAACACCCCCACCTGGGACAAGCTGGTCGCGGGGGCGCCGCGTACCCTGCTGGAGGCGAGCGGCCTTCGCGTCGGACTCCCGGAAGGCCAGATGGGGAACTCCGAGGTGGGGCATCTCAATCTCGGCGCCGGTCGGGTGGTGCCTCAGGACCTCGTGCGCATCAATCAGTCCGTCACCAGCGGCGCGTTTGCCGGCCTCGATGCCATTACCGGGCTCGCTGAGCAGGTCAAGCGCACCGGGGGCACCCTGCACCTCGCCGGGCTGCTGGGCAACGGCGGCGTCCACGCCATCGACAGCCATCTGGTGGCGACCATCGCTGCCTTCATCGGGCTCGGTGTCACTCGCGTCGCGATCCACGGTTTCCTCGACGGCCGCGACTCGGCACCGACTTCGGCCGCTGATGTCGTGGCGCGCCTGCAGCAGGAGATCGCCCGGGTCGGTGGTGGTCGGACGGTGCTCGCGACCCTTACCGGCCGGTACTTCGCGATGGATCGCGACAAGCGGTGGGAGCGCATCCGGCTCGCCACCGATGCCATGCTCCATGGCAAAGGCGCGCCGATTACCGATGCGGTCGCCGGGATTCGCGACGCCTACTCGCGCGGCGAGACCGACGAATTCATCAAGCCACTCGTCCTGATGGCCGGCACGGAACCGGTCGCCTCGATCCGGCCGGGCGATGCGATCTTCTTCTGCAATTACCGCTCCGATCGGATGCGCCAAATTGTGGCGGCGCTCTGCGTCCCCGGCTTCGATGGCTTTGACGTGGGTACCGTGGCCCCGCTACCGGCCGCCACGATGACCCAGTACGACCAGACCTTCCCGATTCCCCAGGCATTCCCGCCTTTCTCGATGGCGCGAATCCTGGCCGAGGTTCTCAGCGTCGTGGGAAAGACGCAGTTTCGCACGGCCGAGACCGAGAAGTACCCGCACGTCACGTACTTCTTCAATGGTGGGCACGAACCGCCGTGGCCGGGGGAGGAGCGCGAACTGGTGCCGTCGCAGAAGGTGGCGACCTACGACCTTGCCCCCGAGATGAGCGCGGCTGGAATTACCGATGTGCTGACCCGGGCAATCGCGCAGCATCACCACGACTTCTATCTGGTAAATTTCGCCAACGCCGACATGGTGGGACACACCGGCGTCATTCCGGCGGTGATTCGTGCGGTGGAAACCGTTGATTTCGCCCTGAGCCGGATTCTCCCGGTCGCAGAACGGGCCGGGGCGCGGATGCTGATCACCGCCGACCACGGCAATGCCGAGATGATGATCGACCCGGTCACTGGTGGCCCCCATACGGCGCACACCACGAATCCGGTCCCGTTCCTGACTGTGGGCGACGGTGTCAACGCCCTGCGCACCGGTGGTGCGCTGTGCGATGTCGCTCCGACCATTCTTGCCCTTCTTGGCCTCGAGCAGCCGGCCGAGATGACTGGGCGTTCCCTGCTGCTCTGA